Part of the Halopenitus persicus genome is shown below.
TGCGACGCTGCCGTGGCCGGCGATCGGGTCGGTAGCCGCCGGAATCGGCAGCCTCGCGCTGATCCGATACGTGCTCGACCATCGCGGAACGCCCGGTGCGAACTGGTTCATCGCGGTGCTGCTCGCCCAGGCGGTCTGGTGTCTCGGCTACGGGGCCGGCCTGTTCGTCTTCGATCCCCGATCGCGACTGGCGTTCGAGGCGGTCGTCTGGCTCGGGATCGTCTGGACCGGGCTCACGTTTCTGGCGTTCGCGCTCGAGTACACCGGCCGCGGGGACGTCGTTCGCGGGACGGGCTACGGCGCGTTCGCCGCCTTCGGGGTCGTGACAACGGTGCTGACCGTGACGAACCCGCTTCACGGCGCGATGTGGTCCGGGTTCGGTCTCGACCCGGTCCTCGGCGTCGCGACGGTCACGTACGCGATCGGCGCGTGGGGCTATCTGACGCTCGGCGTCGCGACGCTGTCGGTCGTGGGCGCCGTAGTCCTGCTCGTCGACACGCTGCTGAGCTACGGGCCGCTGTATCGGCGGGAGGCCGCCGCCGTCGCGCTGAGTTCGATCCCGCCGGGGATCGCCCTGTTGGCGTGGGCGTTCGGTGTCGGTCCGGTGCCCCAGCTCAACCTGGCACCCGTGATGTTCCTTCCGCACGTCGCGCTCGACGCGTACGCGTTCGGGCGGGCCGACCTCTTCGAGCGGAATCCGACGACGATCCGGACGGCCGAGCGGACCGCGATCGACGACCTGGCCGACCCGATCGCGATCGTCGACCTGGACGAGCGGGTCGTCCGACTGAACGCCGCCGCCGCCGCGACCTTCGGGGGTGCCGACGGGTCGCCGCTGGACCGGCAGTTGACGGCGGTCGTGGGCGCCGACGTCGACCTCACAAGCGCTGCTGAAGGCGGGACGATCGAGCACCGGGTCGGCGGCCGGGACCGGACGTTCGCGGTGTCGGTGTCTCGACTTCGTGACCCGGCGGAAACGCACGTGGGATACACCGTGGTGTTCACCGACGTCACCGAGCAGGAGCGGCGGCGCCAGCAGCTCGAGGTGCTCAACCGGATCCTGCGCCACAACCTCCGGAACGACGCCGGGGTGGTCCACGGGTACGCGGAGCTGCTCGTCGGCCGCGTGGACGCGGACGACCGCCGGATGGCCGACGCGATCGAGCGGCGCGCCGGCGCCCTCGCGGCGCTGGGCGAGAAGGCCCGCACCGTCGAGACGCTGATCGACGGCGAGCCGTCACGCCGGCTCTCGGTCGACGGTCTGGTTCGGTCGGCCGTCGCGGACGTTCGGGACCGGGACCGACTCGACACGGCGGAACTCGACACGGCGGACGTGGGCGTCTCGGTGACGGTGAACGGCCCGGCGAACGATGGGGGTGACGGGACCGCGAACGGCGAAGCGGACGTCAGGATCGAGGGGGAGTTCCGGGAGGCGGCCCTGACGGCGGCGGTGACGAACCTCGTGGAGAACGCGATCCGCCATCACGACGGGAACGGAAGCGAGCGTCCGGACGGCAGTCCGTGGGTCCGCGTGACCGTCGCTCTCGACGGTGACGACGTCGTGGTGACCGTCGCGGACGACGGGCCGGGGATCCCCGACCACGAGCTCGAGACGATCGCGGCCGGGGAGGAGACGGCGCTCGAACACGGGTCGGGGCTGGGGTTGTGGATCGTCCACTGGGCCAGCGACGCCCTCGGCGGGACGGTCACTTATACGGACCGATCGCCGCGGGGGACGCGCGCCGAGCTCCGTCTGCCGGGCGGGAAGGACGATCCGAGGCGGTAAGGCCGGCGATCGGCGGGAAAGAAGGCAGGGACGAAGCGGAAGAGAACGAAGCGATCGAAGTCGTTGGGCGAGCGCGAACCGCGTTACTCGCTCTGGATCCGGGGCGCGAGCATGAACGTCACGTTGCCCAGGCCCTCGGCGAAGGAGTAGTGAAGCTTGACCGGGAACTCCTCGCCGAGCTCGACGACGACCTCGGCGTCCTTGGGAATGGCCTTGTTCATGTCCTTGAGGTAGTCCAGCGAGAACAGCGAGTCGGCGGGACCGGCCGTGAGGTCGATGAGGTCGTCACGCTCCAGTTTCAGATCGACGTCGTCGGTGTCGCCCTCGGCCTCGATCGAGAAGGCCTCGGCGGCCTCGTCGACGCGGAGCCGGATGTGGTCCGAGACCATATCCGCGGCGGTGATGCCGCGGTCGATCTGGGCGCCCTCCAGGACGATCTCCGCAGGGAGGTCGAGCTCGGGGATGTCCGGCTCCTGACGGATCGAGTCCGGATCGATCAGCGCGAGGGTGTAGGAGAGCCCGTCGATCTCGATGTGAAGCTTGCGGGTCTCCTCGTCGAGCTCGAGGTGGACGAGGTCCCCGGAGTTGGCCATCCCGGCGATGTCCTGCAGACGCGCGAGGTTGACGCCGATGACGCCCCCGTCGGCCTCGTAGGACTCGAAGGCGGCGGCCTCAAGCGAGAGGTCCACCATCCCGACGTTCGCGGGGTCGACGGCGCGGATTGCGAGCTCCTCCTCGTTCAGGCGGATCTTGCACTCGTCAACCAACACGCTCACCGAACCGAGCGCGTCCTGGAGCGTCGACGCACTCACGATGGCCTTGAACATATACGGACCGGTACGGCGCAATACCCTAAAAAGACCCGCGATCCGATTAGCATCTTCGCGTGCGCGACGCGTGCGTCGACTCGAGAATCGGAACCGCTCCGACCAGTCGTCGGGGCGGAGCCGCTCCGGTCAGTCGTCGTTCGGGGTCGGCGCCGGCGAGCCGCCGGCGGGCCCGGAAGTTCGCGTCGTCCGCGGGACGTCGATCCCGCCGAGCACCATCGCGAACAGAACGAGCGGCGAGAGGAAACCGAACAGGTAGAACGGCGCGTACTCGAGGGTGGGGACGCCCGTCACCGAGGCCATATACACGCCGCCGGCGTGCCAGGGGAGCAGCGCGCCGGTGGGCGTCCCGGCCGCCTCGACGGCCCGCGAGAGCTGGTCGCCGTCGAGGTCGAACTCGGCGTAGAGGTTCCGCAGCGTCACGCCGGGAAGGACGATGCTCATGTACTGCTGGGCCGTGAGCGCGTTGATGAGGATCGCCGAGACGCCGGTGCCGGCGATCAGGCTGCCGGACTCCTGAACCGCGCCGGTGAGTCCGTGTGCGAGGACGGCGAGGACCCCGGTTCGCTCGAGGACGCCGCCGAGCGACAGCGCGGCGACGACCACGGTGATCGTCCACGCGGAGCCGGTGAGCCCGCCGGCGGCGAGGAGGTCGTTCACCAGGTCGCTGCCCGTCTCCGGGGCCGTCCCGGACATGAAGACCTCCCAGGCGGCGACGAAGCCGGTCCCCTGCAGGAGGATCGCGGTGGCGACCCCGGTGAAGGCGCCGGCGACGAGCGACGGCAGCGCCGGGTGGCCGCGCAGCGCCAGGCCGAAGGTGACCGCGAGGGGGACGAAGACGAGCGGCGAGAGGTGGTAGGTACCCGCCAGTGCCCCCTGGATCTCGGCGAGCCGGTCGGCGGGGATGGTCCCCGCAGCCTGGAGACCGAGAACCCCGAACGCGACGATCGCGATCCCGAACGCGATGGCGGTGCCGAGCCGCATCCGCCGGATGTGGGCGTACAGGTCGGTGTTCGTCACGCCGGCGGCGAGGTTCGTCGTGTCCGACAGCGGCGACTGCTTGTCGCCGGCGTACGCGCCCGAGAGCACCGCGCCGACGGTCATCGGCGCGGGCACGCCGAGCCCGGCGCCGATCCCGACGAAGGCGACGCCGAGGGTCCCGACCGTGGTCCAGGAGGAGCCGATCGAGAAGGCGACGACCGCCGAGAGGACGGCGGCGACCGGAAGGAAGACCGACGGGGTGAGAAACGACAGCCCGTAGTACATCAGCCCGGGGATCGTCCCGGACGCGATCCACGTCGCGATGAGCGCGTAGATGACGAAGAGGATCAACAGCGCCTGAATGCCCATCAGCAGGCCGTTCGAGACGCCCTCGAAGAGCTCCTCCCACTCGTAGCCGAGATAGCGGCCGATCCCGGCGACGAAAACGATGCTCCACAGCAGGGGTGCGTGCGGGTCCAGGCCGAGCACGGCCGACCCGATTCCGAGAAACGCGACCACCGCGAGGACCGGAACGAGCGCGAGCCGGAAGGACGGCCGCCTGTCCGCCGGCAGCTCCTCGTAGGTGGTCGGGGTGAACGCTGGTGCCATTACGCCGTCGTATGTTCTACACGAATTAATACTATTTGGAATATTCCTAGGAAACATACACGGCGGTGACAATCACCACGGTGGTTACCACCACGGTTGATACGACCACAGCCAGGGTACGCAGAACGGTTTTCCGTCCGCACCACGAGCGATACCCAGAGGATGAGCCACGATCGACCGGGGGGACGATCCGAAGACGACCGACCGAACGGAAGGGGAGGTCGGCCGATCAGTGACGAGAACGAGGGACGACGGACCATCGGCCGACGAACGATGCTCGCCACGATCGCGGGTGTGGGGGCCGCCGGAATCGCGGGATGCGGCGCGTTCGAGCGCGGTGACGACGGCGAGACGACGGCGACGAGCGACGAGTGGGCCCGCAGCGTGGCCGAGCGGTTCGCGCCGACGCTGTATTTCGACGTTCACGAGCGCTGGTTCCCGACCGACCCGCGCCAGTATACGCGCGAGGAGGGGGACGCGACGATAGTCGACGGATTCGACGCTCTCGAGGGATATCACAGCCGGTACGACGGGGCGGAGGACCCGCCGAACCCGACGATGTTCTATCACGTCCGCGAATACGCCGACTCGCCGCTCGCCGTTGTGCAGTTCTGGTACTACGCCGCCTTCGATCAGTTCACGACCAACTTCCACTGGCACGACTGGGAGGTGCTCCACGTGTTCGTGGACACGGACACCGAGGAACCACAGCTGTACGTCGCGAGCTCGCACTCACGGGCCGTTCCGAACAACGAGTTCCTCGATCCCGATCCCGGGCGAGCTCCACGGATCCTCTCGGAACTCGGGTCACACTCGAGCGCCCTCTCGGTCAACGAGATCC
Proteins encoded:
- a CDS encoding histidine kinase N-terminal 7TM domain-containing protein — encoded protein: MVGVATLPWPAIGSVAAGIGSLALIRYVLDHRGTPGANWFIAVLLAQAVWCLGYGAGLFVFDPRSRLAFEAVVWLGIVWTGLTFLAFALEYTGRGDVVRGTGYGAFAAFGVVTTVLTVTNPLHGAMWSGFGLDPVLGVATVTYAIGAWGYLTLGVATLSVVGAVVLLVDTLLSYGPLYRREAAAVALSSIPPGIALLAWAFGVGPVPQLNLAPVMFLPHVALDAYAFGRADLFERNPTTIRTAERTAIDDLADPIAIVDLDERVVRLNAAAAATFGGADGSPLDRQLTAVVGADVDLTSAAEGGTIEHRVGGRDRTFAVSVSRLRDPAETHVGYTVVFTDVTEQERRRQQLEVLNRILRHNLRNDAGVVHGYAELLVGRVDADDRRMADAIERRAGALAALGEKARTVETLIDGEPSRRLSVDGLVRSAVADVRDRDRLDTAELDTADVGVSVTVNGPANDGGDGTANGEADVRIEGEFREAALTAAVTNLVENAIRHHDGNGSERPDGSPWVRVTVALDGDDVVVTVADDGPGIPDHELETIAAGEETALEHGSGLGLWIVHWASDALGGTVTYTDRSPRGTRAELRLPGGKDDPRR
- a CDS encoding DNA polymerase sliding clamp → MFKAIVSASTLQDALGSVSVLVDECKIRLNEEELAIRAVDPANVGMVDLSLEAAAFESYEADGGVIGVNLARLQDIAGMANSGDLVHLELDEETRKLHIEIDGLSYTLALIDPDSIRQEPDIPELDLPAEIVLEGAQIDRGITAADMVSDHIRLRVDEAAEAFSIEAEGDTDDVDLKLERDDLIDLTAGPADSLFSLDYLKDMNKAIPKDAEVVVELGEEFPVKLHYSFAEGLGNVTFMLAPRIQSE
- the arcD gene encoding arginine/ornithine antiporter ArcD — its product is MAPAFTPTTYEELPADRRPSFRLALVPVLAVVAFLGIGSAVLGLDPHAPLLWSIVFVAGIGRYLGYEWEELFEGVSNGLLMGIQALLILFVIYALIATWIASGTIPGLMYYGLSFLTPSVFLPVAAVLSAVVAFSIGSSWTTVGTLGVAFVGIGAGLGVPAPMTVGAVLSGAYAGDKQSPLSDTTNLAAGVTNTDLYAHIRRMRLGTAIAFGIAIVAFGVLGLQAAGTIPADRLAEIQGALAGTYHLSPLVFVPLAVTFGLALRGHPALPSLVAGAFTGVATAILLQGTGFVAAWEVFMSGTAPETGSDLVNDLLAAGGLTGSAWTITVVVAALSLGGVLERTGVLAVLAHGLTGAVQESGSLIAGTGVSAILINALTAQQYMSIVLPGVTLRNLYAEFDLDGDQLSRAVEAAGTPTGALLPWHAGGVYMASVTGVPTLEYAPFYLFGFLSPLVLFAMVLGGIDVPRTTRTSGPAGGSPAPTPNDD